In Candidatus Defluviibacterium haderslevense, the following are encoded in one genomic region:
- a CDS encoding PorP/SprF family type IX secretion system membrane protein, producing the protein MSRYHTFTKIFFVCIFIALTKYSYSQDVSFSQYQVLLPYYNPAFTGAFNGSYRVRLINRNQWIGFSDKSYRSFAIAGDIKFRIKNKNINTDYLGLGAYFITDRAQIVDWNTNEINITLAYHKRLNKIKNSYLTGGLGIGVQQRSLSYDNIYFEDQFDGLNLYNRPTNEILPPNIYAYSDLKIGIQYNTNLKPNWILQTGLSTQYLLNPNWSLFKSIEDINYNGSTKSNAPLELNFITNLSYIYDKYNTIYPKLFISSQGPHQIIQVGTSYRHADYSVKQTAIHAGVSLRIVNTPSAILPVDLGLLAGYEIKNFIIGLHYDIGLRDAIKYGRPSHSFEISLSLVGDYDNEGFVCPQF; encoded by the coding sequence ATGTCACGCTATCATACATTTACCAAAATTTTCTTTGTTTGTATTTTCATAGCTCTAACGAAGTATAGTTATTCCCAAGATGTTTCCTTTTCCCAATATCAGGTCCTCCTACCCTACTACAATCCGGCTTTTACTGGAGCATTTAACGGAAGTTATCGGGTTCGACTCATCAACAGAAATCAATGGATTGGTTTTAGTGATAAATCTTACAGATCATTTGCCATAGCCGGTGATATTAAATTTAGAATTAAAAACAAAAATATAAATACAGACTACCTAGGACTGGGAGCCTATTTTATTACCGATAGAGCACAAATTGTAGATTGGAATACCAATGAAATCAATATCACATTGGCTTATCACAAAAGACTCAATAAAATAAAAAATTCTTACTTAACAGGCGGCCTTGGCATTGGAGTACAACAACGCTCTTTAAGTTATGACAACATTTATTTTGAGGACCAATTTGATGGTCTAAACTTATATAACAGACCTACTAATGAGATTCTTCCACCAAATATTTATGCCTATTCGGATTTAAAAATCGGCATACAATACAATACCAATCTTAAACCCAATTGGATACTTCAGACAGGGCTATCCACTCAGTATTTGCTGAATCCGAATTGGTCCTTATTTAAAAGTATAGAAGACATTAATTACAACGGCTCTACAAAAAGTAATGCACCCTTAGAATTAAATTTCATTACTAATCTTTCTTATATCTACGATAAATACAATACGATATATCCAAAATTATTTATCAGCAGTCAAGGACCCCATCAAATCATACAAGTGGGCACATCTTACAGACATGCCGATTATTCAGTAAAACAAACAGCAATTCATGCAGGAGTATCATTAAGAATCGTCAACACACCCTCTGCAATATTACCTGTAGATTTAGGATTATTGGCCGGATATGAAATCAAAAATTTCATAATAGGCTTGCATTATGACATAGGATTAAGAGATGCCATCAAGTATGGCCGACCTTCACATTCATTTGAGATTAGTCTTTCGTTGGTTGGAGATTATGACAATGAAGGATTTGTTTGTCCTCAGTTTTAA
- a CDS encoding outer membrane lipoprotein carrier protein LolA has protein sequence MQKLIVFSVFFLMVVHSNASTDPKALKILTHVDKKYTQYKSLKIEFDLETKVAESKPKNEKGSFVYQGDAFKMILPQQEIYFNGSVQWTYLVSQKEVQISKIESAENPFHPKYLVKLYKSDQYEYQLISTTKSEAVFDFKPLDRKESVFKIKLYINTTTNQITKVQWFEKNGSNSTIKVKSNTVNTKIPNSDFEMKTDQLKGIHIEDLREE, from the coding sequence ATGCAAAAATTGATCGTATTTTCTGTGTTTTTTTTGATGGTGGTACACAGTAATGCTAGTACAGATCCAAAGGCTTTAAAGATATTAACTCATGTTGATAAAAAGTATACACAATATAAAAGTTTAAAAATAGAATTTGATCTGGAAACTAAAGTTGCAGAAAGCAAACCAAAAAATGAAAAAGGCTCATTTGTTTATCAAGGAGATGCCTTCAAGATGATACTTCCACAACAGGAAATTTATTTTAATGGGTCAGTTCAATGGACTTATTTGGTTTCCCAAAAAGAAGTTCAAATTTCTAAGATTGAATCGGCAGAGAATCCTTTTCATCCTAAATATCTTGTCAAATTATATAAATCTGATCAGTACGAGTACCAGTTGATTTCAACAACCAAATCTGAAGCTGTTTTTGATTTTAAACCACTAGATAGAAAGGAGAGCGTTTTTAAAATAAAATTATATATTAATACCACTACAAATCAAATTACAAAAGTTCAATGGTTCGAAAAAAATGGATCAAATTCAACCATTAAAGTCAAGAGTAATACGGTGAATACTAAAATTCCCAATTCAGATTTTGAAATGAAAACTGATCAATTAAAAGGTATTCATATAGAAGATCTGAGGGAAGAATAA
- a CDS encoding cytidine deaminase, with amino-acid sequence MMDHILQIHFQSFDQGKDLESHQSKLLAQALDVTNFAYAPYSKFKVGAALLLENNITIVGCNQENASYPCGICAERNVLFSKGALHPNEKIKSIAIVVQNQSKDNNTPPTPCGLCRQVLSEFEFNNHQPIQIILGHPDRKTWVFNSCADLLPLAFTPSSLI; translated from the coding sequence ATGATGGATCATATTTTGCAAATTCATTTCCAATCATTTGATCAGGGCAAAGATTTAGAAAGTCACCAGTCAAAATTATTAGCTCAGGCACTTGATGTAACGAATTTTGCTTACGCACCTTATTCAAAATTCAAAGTTGGAGCTGCATTACTTTTGGAAAACAACATCACTATTGTAGGATGCAATCAAGAAAATGCATCCTATCCTTGCGGTATTTGTGCTGAGCGAAATGTACTTTTTTCTAAAGGAGCACTACACCCAAATGAAAAAATAAAAAGTATTGCCATTGTTGTGCAAAACCAATCAAAAGACAATAACACACCTCCTACTCCATGCGGGCTCTGTCGCCAGGTATTGTCAGAATTCGAATTCAATAACCATCAACCCATTCAAATCATTCTAGGACATCCAGATAGAAAAACATGGGTCTTTAATTCTTGTGCTGACCTATTACCATTAGCTTTTACTCCAAGTAGTTTAATATAA
- a CDS encoding LysM peptidoglycan-binding domain-containing protein: MKALSPLILGLLITASLTAQTPILASFDSQNKVYSLHQVIKKQSIYAICKYYQITEQELLAANPDLNRNSLPESIWLKIPLTNTIQLNNTGLSSNLVPIFYKMQKGETVYALAKNKLKIHPSQLQSLNNINLNNIHQDQMVQIGWLNTTKTTTATMLPSENETLNDTISTQLEDKGTIPAEATGKAIDLTKTSRGVAWCPEVDLGESGYFALHAKAKRNSLIEITNPILGRTVMAKVIGRIPKNIPKDVQVLVSKDVANVLLANNSRFFVQIRYGLK, from the coding sequence ATGAAAGCTTTATCCCCCTTAATTCTAGGTCTACTTATTACTGCATCTTTAACAGCTCAAACCCCTATCTTAGCCTCATTTGATAGTCAAAACAAAGTATATAGTCTGCATCAAGTTATAAAAAAACAATCCATTTACGCAATATGCAAATATTATCAAATCACAGAACAAGAATTGTTAGCAGCCAATCCGGATTTAAATCGAAATTCTTTACCCGAGTCCATTTGGTTGAAAATTCCGCTAACAAATACGATCCAATTGAATAATACCGGGCTTTCGTCTAATCTAGTTCCCATTTTTTATAAAATGCAAAAAGGTGAAACGGTCTATGCCTTAGCGAAAAACAAACTTAAAATACATCCATCGCAGCTTCAATCTTTAAATAATATTAACCTCAATAACATTCACCAGGACCAAATGGTACAAATTGGTTGGCTCAATACGACTAAAACAACCACAGCAACAATGCTTCCAAGCGAGAATGAAACCCTTAATGACACCATTTCAACACAACTGGAAGATAAAGGGACTATACCTGCTGAGGCAACCGGAAAAGCTATAGATTTAACCAAAACTTCAAGAGGAGTAGCCTGGTGCCCGGAAGTAGACCTAGGAGAAAGTGGATATTTCGCTCTTCACGCCAAAGCCAAGAGAAACTCATTAATCGAGATTACGAACCCTATATTGGGTCGAACCGTAATGGCAAAAGTTATAGGCAGAATCCCCAAAAACATCCCAAAAGATGTTCAAGTTCTGGTATCTAAAGATGTAGCCAATGTATTATTGGCTAATAATTCAAGGTTCTTTGTTCAGATACGTTACGGACTCAAGTAA
- a CDS encoding T9SS type A sorting domain-containing protein: protein MKKLILIFIFTSFAVTFNAQNIQDPFGIGQLQQSEKIVSKSLFKYVEADQSLRPIENSIQVKVTNQQLNKWLNQFDPLIKTTLPLSANHSETLLLTEYNFLESNFEIYSLNDQNLIPLQLDHGIHYKGKLDHPNQSIVSISLFKNQIYGTVFMENQVNYSIIPKLNSSSKNIECTISEESKMAYDDAVNLCNTDDIKHYIADQINISSRSKESCKRISISLHADYDLYLKFNSNTQLVSNYIIGVFNNVHSLYKREDIQISLAEIIIHTSPDLFPHTSSNEDLDHFRYKYKNNKGNIALCISGFARGGKAVLGGIAYINTLCNKSYAYGYTNVNGTYSDSPNYSWDVFSITHELGHIFGSRHTHACVWGPNKNTAIDNCNAVEGSCSPGPAPIKGTIMSYCHQAGKPGIDFLLGFGIEPGNLIREKIKASTCLTQYVPNNKSLATKNMNIKANVECFDGIYTHYYFDNNTIDETDDILLLSIQKNNQEIGSILDGSLTITENTSNKFGSNTPTIITAAYVDPKNPFAVINKYWTITPSKPVTNPVKLKIYFNAIDLADLKGANPNYNIDLVKLFTIAKPGNPNPESNHNGVSSTLYKEFQKSTTIEPDKWSINNISPDVFSGEFETTTLSGIGVGMNTQLASLEPPTVLSYLKAKRIGKSNLIEWSTKTETNLNYFIIERSLNAIKFDSIGMKIASKNSATAKFYSLVDSYYTTSEVYYRIVYVNTNGQKSISPVTSLSSPYLSTVNLNIYPNPATSSNFTIEYNNLNQLKGTILIKVNDLQGLTVKQFSATLGDGLNFIPCVSSDLNNGIYYLQLNTAKESIMQKFIVKK, encoded by the coding sequence ATGAAAAAACTAATTCTGATTTTCATTTTTACGAGTTTCGCAGTAACATTCAATGCTCAAAATATTCAAGACCCTTTTGGTATTGGTCAATTGCAACAATCAGAAAAAATCGTCTCTAAATCTTTGTTCAAATATGTGGAAGCTGATCAATCGTTAAGACCTATTGAAAATTCAATCCAAGTCAAAGTTACAAACCAACAATTAAATAAATGGCTCAATCAATTTGATCCATTAATTAAAACAACATTGCCTCTCAGCGCAAATCATTCCGAAACATTATTGTTGACTGAATACAATTTTTTAGAATCGAATTTTGAAATTTATAGTTTAAATGATCAAAATTTAATCCCACTCCAATTGGATCATGGAATCCATTACAAAGGAAAATTAGATCATCCCAATCAGTCAATTGTAAGCATAAGTCTTTTCAAAAATCAAATCTATGGTACTGTCTTTATGGAGAATCAAGTGAATTACTCCATCATCCCTAAATTAAATTCATCGTCAAAAAATATTGAATGCACGATTTCAGAAGAATCCAAGATGGCTTATGACGATGCCGTCAATCTATGCAATACAGATGACATCAAACACTATATTGCAGATCAAATCAATATCAGTTCCAGATCCAAAGAAAGTTGCAAAAGAATTTCAATAAGCTTGCATGCAGATTATGATTTGTATCTTAAATTCAATAGCAACACACAACTTGTAAGCAATTACATTATTGGTGTCTTCAACAATGTTCATTCATTATACAAAAGAGAAGACATTCAGATTAGTCTTGCAGAAATCATCATACACACAAGTCCTGATTTATTTCCACATACAAGTTCCAATGAAGATTTAGATCATTTCAGATACAAGTATAAGAACAATAAAGGAAATATTGCACTTTGCATTTCTGGATTCGCCAGAGGCGGCAAAGCAGTGTTAGGTGGCATTGCATATATCAATACACTTTGCAATAAATCCTACGCTTATGGATATACCAATGTTAATGGCACTTATTCTGATTCCCCCAACTATTCCTGGGATGTATTTTCAATCACTCATGAATTGGGACACATCTTCGGATCACGACATACTCATGCATGTGTGTGGGGGCCAAACAAAAATACAGCAATAGATAATTGCAATGCTGTAGAAGGCAGTTGCAGCCCTGGTCCAGCACCCATCAAAGGTACGATCATGAGTTACTGCCACCAAGCTGGTAAACCTGGAATAGACTTTCTACTTGGTTTTGGAATAGAGCCCGGTAATCTAATCCGTGAAAAAATAAAAGCCTCAACTTGTCTGACACAATATGTACCCAATAATAAATCTTTGGCAACAAAAAACATGAATATTAAAGCCAATGTCGAATGTTTTGATGGCATATACACCCATTACTATTTTGATAATAATACCATCGATGAAACAGATGATATCTTACTCCTATCTATTCAAAAAAACAATCAGGAAATTGGATCAATACTAGATGGCAGTCTAACGATAACAGAAAATACATCAAATAAATTTGGATCGAACACTCCAACAATTATTACTGCAGCTTATGTCGATCCAAAAAATCCCTTTGCAGTTATCAATAAATATTGGACCATTACACCATCAAAACCAGTGACCAATCCAGTTAAACTTAAAATTTATTTTAACGCCATAGACCTTGCAGACTTAAAAGGAGCCAATCCAAATTACAACATAGATTTAGTAAAACTCTTCACAATAGCCAAACCTGGAAACCCAAATCCTGAATCCAATCACAATGGTGTAAGCTCAACTTTATATAAAGAATTTCAAAAAAGTACAACCATTGAACCCGACAAATGGAGCATCAACAATATTTCACCAGATGTATTCTCAGGAGAATTTGAAACCACCACACTTTCAGGAATTGGTGTTGGTATGAATACTCAATTGGCTAGCTTGGAACCTCCAACAGTATTATCCTATCTAAAAGCAAAAAGAATAGGAAAATCAAATCTCATAGAATGGAGCACCAAAACAGAAACCAATTTAAATTATTTTATCATTGAGCGATCATTAAATGCTATCAAGTTTGATTCCATTGGAATGAAAATCGCAAGCAAAAATAGTGCTACTGCCAAATTTTATTCTTTGGTAGATTCCTATTATACGACTTCAGAAGTTTATTACAGAATTGTTTATGTAAATACCAATGGTCAAAAATCGATTTCACCAGTCACATCATTGAGTTCACCGTATTTAAGTACCGTAAATTTAAACATCTATCCCAATCCAGCAACCAGTTCGAACTTTACCATTGAATACAATAATCTAAATCAGTTGAAGGGCACAATACTCATTAAGGTCAATGACTTACAAGGATTAACAGTTAAACAATTTTCCGCTACATTAGGAGATGGACTCAATTTTATACCTTGTGTTTCATCCGATTTAAACAATGGTATTTACTACCTCCAATTAAATACAGCAAAAGAATCTATCATGCAAAAATTTATCGTTAAAAAATAA
- a CDS encoding DUF1801 domain-containing protein: MDSVTLYIKSFPAEVQEILTEIRALIKHKVPDVVESISYGIPAYKTNGKPLIYFAAFKNHIGLYATPQGHEHFKNELSIYKQGKGSVQFPLNKPMPMDLIERIIDFKVLANQEIAKQVKRKKS, from the coding sequence ATGGATAGTGTAACATTGTATATCAAAAGTTTCCCGGCTGAAGTTCAGGAAATTCTTACTGAAATTAGAGCACTAATAAAACATAAAGTGCCAGATGTGGTTGAAAGTATCTCCTATGGCATTCCTGCATATAAGACTAATGGGAAACCACTCATTTATTTTGCAGCATTTAAAAATCATATTGGATTGTATGCTACACCTCAGGGTCATGAACATTTCAAAAATGAATTATCAATCTATAAACAGGGAAAAGGTTCTGTTCAGTTTCCGCTTAACAAACCAATGCCTATGGATTTGATTGAGCGAATTATAGATTTTAAAGTATTGGCTAATCAAGAAATTGCAAAGCAAGTTAAGCGCAAGAAATCTTAA
- a CDS encoding pyridoxal-phosphate dependent enzyme has translation MSYYNNILETIGNTPLIKLNRIVSGVPGTILAKVETFNPGHSIKDRMAVKMVDDAEAKGFLRPGGTIIESTSGNTGMGLALVGCVRGYKCIFTTNDKQSKEKIDMLKAMGAEVIVCPTNVESKDPRSYYSVAEKLSKEINNSFWFNQYGNLSNSQAHYESTGPEIWKQTEGKITHLVVGVGTGGTISGTAKYLKEQNPNIKIWGIDTYGSVFKKFKETGVIDPNEIYPYLTEGIGKENIPLNVDMSLIDLFEKVTDKDAALTARRLAKEEGIMLGFSGGSAMAGLLQLKAQLTKDDVVVIIFHDHGSRYLAKIYNDDWMRERGFLEGELKVQDLVEAKNDKSFYSVNATDKVRDVLNIMKQRDISQLPVMENGEVIGTVSENSILAYILENPMQNADKEARHIMSEPLPNVSMDLPLNLLNKCFSEKTPGVITKDTSGQYHVLTKYDIIKAL, from the coding sequence ATGAGCTACTACAACAATATCTTAGAAACCATAGGAAATACCCCATTAATTAAACTTAATCGAATAGTGTCAGGTGTTCCCGGTACTATTTTAGCGAAAGTAGAAACCTTTAATCCAGGTCACTCTATAAAGGATAGAATGGCTGTAAAAATGGTAGATGATGCAGAGGCTAAGGGATTTCTAAGACCTGGTGGAACCATCATAGAGAGCACAAGTGGAAATACCGGAATGGGATTGGCCCTAGTAGGATGTGTCCGAGGTTATAAATGCATATTTACAACCAATGACAAGCAGTCTAAAGAAAAAATAGACATGCTTAAAGCAATGGGAGCTGAAGTAATCGTTTGTCCTACCAATGTAGAATCTAAAGACCCAAGGTCCTATTATTCTGTAGCTGAAAAATTAAGCAAAGAAATAAATAACTCATTCTGGTTCAATCAATATGGGAATTTATCGAACAGTCAAGCGCATTATGAAAGTACCGGACCTGAAATCTGGAAACAAACTGAGGGTAAAATCACTCACCTTGTCGTAGGTGTAGGCACTGGAGGAACTATTTCTGGAACGGCAAAATATTTAAAAGAACAAAACCCAAATATTAAAATCTGGGGTATTGATACTTATGGCTCCGTATTTAAAAAATTCAAAGAGACTGGGGTCATAGATCCAAATGAAATCTACCCTTACCTCACAGAAGGTATAGGTAAAGAAAACATTCCTTTAAATGTAGATATGTCTCTTATCGATTTATTTGAAAAAGTAACTGATAAAGATGCCGCCCTTACAGCCAGAAGGTTGGCCAAAGAAGAGGGCATTATGCTGGGATTTTCAGGTGGTTCAGCTATGGCTGGTTTATTGCAATTAAAAGCCCAATTGACCAAAGATGATGTGGTCGTTATTATATTTCACGATCACGGAAGCCGCTATCTAGCTAAAATTTACAATGATGACTGGATGAGAGAACGTGGCTTTCTAGAAGGAGAATTGAAAGTCCAGGATTTAGTAGAAGCAAAAAACGATAAGTCTTTTTATTCCGTAAACGCAACTGATAAAGTTCGCGATGTACTGAATATTATGAAACAAAGGGATATTTCTCAATTACCGGTCATGGAAAACGGTGAAGTCATAGGTACCGTATCTGAAAACTCCATACTTGCCTATATTTTAGAGAATCCGATGCAGAATGCTGACAAAGAAGCTAGACATATCATGTCAGAACCTTTGCCAAATGTTTCTATGGATCTTCCATTAAATCTCCTCAACAAATGTTTTTCTGAAAAAACCCCAGGTGTTATTACAAAGGACACCTCAGGACAATATCATGTTTTAACCAAATATGATATCATAAAAGCATTATAA
- a CDS encoding C40 family peptidase gives MKIYRVVLATVQVRKEPSHRSELVNQLLYGESVRILQHENEWAYVESIHDGYQGWVEDKYSLIEHAKENIDFVISPFTYLDTDLESSYLPFGALVNPELIKDEDEWTYRISKENLSIDEALALIQTVFYGCPYLWGGRTIFGIDCSGLTQLFGRIMGYKWPRDARQQAEIGHTEVSLNESLPGDLAFFSNREGHITHVGILLSTESILHASGKVRIDFIDEKGIYNMDTDTMTHPLHSIKRWQ, from the coding sequence ATGAAAATATATCGTGTTGTTTTGGCTACGGTTCAAGTGAGAAAAGAACCTTCGCATCGATCAGAATTGGTAAACCAATTATTATATGGTGAGTCTGTTCGTATTCTTCAGCATGAAAATGAATGGGCATATGTCGAATCCATACACGACGGGTATCAAGGATGGGTTGAAGATAAATATTCCTTAATCGAACATGCCAAAGAAAATATTGATTTTGTCATTTCACCATTTACCTATTTGGATACAGATTTGGAATCCAGTTATTTGCCTTTTGGGGCGTTAGTAAACCCTGAATTGATCAAAGACGAAGATGAATGGACCTACAGAATATCGAAGGAAAATCTAAGTATTGATGAAGCTTTAGCGCTGATTCAGACTGTTTTTTATGGGTGTCCATATTTGTGGGGTGGACGAACTATTTTCGGAATAGATTGCTCCGGACTAACCCAATTATTTGGCCGAATTATGGGCTATAAATGGCCTCGTGATGCCAGACAACAAGCTGAGATAGGTCATACTGAAGTATCATTAAATGAGTCTCTGCCGGGAGATTTGGCCTTTTTCTCAAATAGGGAAGGTCACATTACGCACGTAGGTATACTATTATCAACTGAAAGTATACTTCATGCCTCAGGTAAAGTTCGGATAGACTTTATTGATGAAAAAGGCATTTATAACATGGATACGGATACTATGACACACCCATTGCATTCCATTAAAAGATGGCAATAA
- the kdsB gene encoding 3-deoxy-manno-octulosonate cytidylyltransferase yields MKILAIIPARLNSSRLPEKLLKDINGKSVIERVYNQVIQCPELNEVIVAVDDHIVFDHVERFGGKAIMTGLHHESGTDRCAEVAQHLDDFTHVINIQGDEPFINPKDISTLAQLLLDSTIQIGTLVSAIVDLDDLTNPNVVKVIKDLHGKALYFSRAAIPYQRDISTNKVSVLNAAFRHIGIYGFQRNVLIEVSKLKPSALEQIEKLEQLRWLENAYSIYTAIVEKRSGFNSGIDTLEDLERARLYAELNAL; encoded by the coding sequence ATGAAAATCCTAGCCATCATTCCAGCACGTCTCAATTCCAGCAGACTTCCTGAAAAATTGCTTAAAGACATTAACGGTAAATCGGTTATTGAACGCGTTTATAACCAAGTAATACAATGCCCTGAATTGAATGAAGTAATTGTTGCAGTAGATGATCATATAGTGTTTGATCATGTAGAGCGATTTGGTGGAAAGGCAATAATGACAGGGCTTCATCACGAATCAGGAACTGATCGTTGCGCTGAAGTAGCGCAACATTTGGATGATTTCACACATGTCATTAATATACAAGGGGATGAGCCATTTATTAATCCCAAAGATATTTCTACTTTAGCTCAATTGTTGCTTGACTCAACTATTCAAATTGGTACCTTGGTTTCTGCAATAGTTGATTTAGATGATTTAACCAATCCTAATGTGGTCAAAGTAATCAAAGATCTTCATGGAAAAGCTTTGTATTTTAGCAGAGCAGCTATACCTTATCAAAGAGACATTTCGACTAATAAAGTAAGTGTATTAAATGCGGCATTTAGACACATTGGAATTTATGGTTTTCAAAGAAATGTACTTATTGAAGTCTCGAAATTGAAGCCTAGTGCCTTGGAACAAATTGAAAAACTAGAGCAATTGAGATGGTTGGAAAATGCTTATTCCATATACACAGCAATTGTTGAAAAACGAAGTGGATTTAATTCGGGAATAGATACTTTAGAAGATCTGGAGCGTGCTCGATTATATGCAGAATTGAATGCATTGTAA
- a CDS encoding SRPBCC domain-containing protein codes for MTKQVITVKIQIHAPVEKVWSHWTDPECIKCWNQASDDWHTTKAENDLTVGGKFLSRMEAKDGSFGFDFEGIYNSIEPLKKIEYTLSDGRKVFISFVGDQKSTTIFESFEAENENSLELQELGWQAILNHFKHYTETN; via the coding sequence ATGACAAAGCAAGTAATTACTGTAAAAATTCAAATACATGCTCCCGTTGAAAAAGTATGGTCCCATTGGACAGATCCTGAATGTATCAAATGCTGGAATCAAGCATCGGATGATTGGCATACCACCAAAGCTGAAAATGATTTAACGGTCGGTGGAAAATTTCTATCTCGAATGGAAGCTAAAGATGGAAGTTTTGGATTCGATTTTGAAGGCATTTATAATAGTATTGAGCCATTAAAGAAGATTGAATATACTTTATCGGATGGGCGGAAAGTGTTTATCAGTTTTGTGGGTGATCAGAAGTCAACGACCATTTTTGAATCTTTTGAAGCCGAAAATGAAAATTCTTTAGAATTGCAAGAGCTTGGATGGCAAGCTATCTTGAATCATTTTAAGCATTACACAGAAACGAATTAA
- a CDS encoding GH3 auxin-responsive promoter family protein gives MSIKSNLIRTTAKVVCKREEVIANAPQRYQQEIFNKLMLNGKKTVFGKDHSFSKIKSIKDYQEAVPVRDYEGLRTYFDRAAHGEMNVLWPGKPKYLAKTSGTTSGTKYIPITQVSVSNHINSARNALFSYVYHVPETKIFDGKMLFLSGSPELEFTNGIATGRLSGIVNHEIPAWFKGAKLPDYKLNCIEPWELKVEKIIEDLLPRDLRAISGIPPWVQMLFEKLLEKTGKKNVLEVFPNLELYIHGGVNYQPYESRMNDLIGKKIALIETYPASEGFIAYQDNPFVDEMRLIIQSGIFYEFIPLSEVGSSKPSRLLLNEVELNTDYAIVLSSNAGLWSYMLGDLVKFTSLKPYKLKVSGRVSQYISAFGEHVIASEIEAAMAHAQKIHGFSITEFCVAPHVNPDDQALAYHEWFIEFEHLENEISKIEETLNDALCKRNSYYKDLIVGKILDRLKIRVVRKDGFKEYMMSINKYGEQFKVQRLSNDRKVAVEMKKKLL, from the coding sequence ATGAGTATAAAATCAAATTTGATTCGAACAACAGCCAAAGTTGTTTGTAAACGTGAAGAGGTAATCGCAAATGCTCCGCAACGTTACCAACAAGAGATATTTAATAAATTAATGCTCAATGGTAAAAAAACAGTATTTGGTAAAGACCACTCTTTTTCAAAGATTAAATCAATAAAGGATTATCAAGAAGCTGTTCCTGTAAGAGATTATGAAGGACTGAGAACTTATTTTGATCGTGCTGCACATGGAGAAATGAATGTTTTATGGCCCGGTAAACCTAAATATTTAGCAAAAACGTCAGGAACAACATCTGGAACTAAATATATTCCAATAACTCAAGTGAGTGTTTCTAATCATATTAATAGCGCTAGAAACGCATTATTCTCTTACGTGTATCATGTACCTGAAACCAAAATTTTTGATGGAAAAATGTTATTTTTATCAGGGTCACCGGAATTGGAATTTACAAATGGAATAGCTACAGGTAGATTATCAGGTATCGTAAATCATGAAATTCCCGCTTGGTTTAAAGGAGCTAAACTGCCTGATTATAAATTGAATTGTATTGAACCCTGGGAATTGAAAGTAGAGAAAATAATTGAAGATTTATTGCCAAGAGATTTGCGCGCGATTAGTGGAATTCCGCCTTGGGTTCAAATGCTCTTTGAAAAATTGTTAGAGAAAACGGGTAAGAAAAATGTGTTAGAAGTTTTTCCAAATTTAGAATTATATATTCATGGTGGGGTTAATTATCAACCCTATGAAAGTCGGATGAATGATCTTATTGGAAAAAAAATTGCATTAATTGAAACGTATCCGGCGAGTGAAGGATTTATTGCCTATCAGGATAATCCATTTGTCGATGAAATGAGGCTGATCATTCAATCAGGTATTTTTTATGAGTTCATTCCTTTAAGTGAAGTTGGTTCGTCAAAACCATCGCGGCTTTTATTAAATGAAGTAGAACTTAATACTGATTATGCCATAGTATTAAGTAGTAACGCAGGTCTTTGGTCCTATATGCTTGGGGATTTGGTCAAATTCACATCATTAAAGCCTTATAAATTAAAAGTTTCCGGACGTGTGTCACAATACATTTCTGCTTTTGGTGAACATGTTATTGCTTCTGAGATAGAGGCTGCAATGGCTCATGCCCAAAAAATACATGGATTCTCTATAACTGAATTTTGCGTTGCCCCACACGTTAACCCTGACGATCAGGCTTTGGCGTATCATGAATGGTTTATTGAATTTGAGCATTTAGAAAATGAGATTTCAAAAATTGAAGAAACATTAAATGATGCATTGTGTAAGCGTAATTCTTATTATAAAGATTTAATTGTGGGTAAAATTCTCGACCGATTAAAAATAAGAGTGGTTAGAAAAGATGGATTTAAAGAATACATGATGTCTATAAATAAATACGGTGAACAATTCAAAGTTCAGCGTTTGAGTAATGATCGAAAAGTAGCTGTTGAGATGAAAAAAAAGTTACTATAA